Proteins encoded together in one Cicer arietinum cultivar CDC Frontier isolate Library 1 chromosome 4, Cicar.CDCFrontier_v2.0, whole genome shotgun sequence window:
- the LOC101491661 gene encoding probable aspartyl aminopeptidase isoform X2 gives MATIITRPHILLHSFSPSLNLNLKPLSSLSLFRCTKLPNSLHSNSITLTPRRSFCSANSTPPHRKSESISIVNDLLDYLNESWTHFHATAEAKRQLIAAGFHLLDENEEWNLKPGGRYFFTRNMSSLVAFAVGEKYNVGDGFHAIAAHTDSPCLKLKPKTASLKSSSYLMVNVQTYGGGLWHTWFDRDLSVAGRVILRKSDNSFLHKLVKVNRPILRIPTLAIHLDRTVNQDGFKPNLETHLLPLLSVKLEDTSSETKEKTAALTSKASHHPLLMQILSEELKCDVDDIVSIELNVCDTQPSCLGGGNNEFIFSGRLDNLASSYCALRALIDSCESSSDLASEHAIRMVALFDNEEVCDKISFECISYHIYTQDILRFHPPYSDPMVDISLVLPLTLYDGPKLLKTRDHWWVQILLKELVPPPCFRP, from the exons ATGGCAACAATAATAACTCGACCGCATATTCTTTTGCATTCTTTTTCTCCATCACTGAATCTCAATCTGAAACCCTTGTCATCATTATCCCTTTTTCGCTGCACTAAACTCCCAAATTCGTTACACTCCAATTCCATCACACTCACTCCTCGCCGTAGCTTCTGCTCCGCCAATTCCACACCACCTCATCGTAAATCCGAATCTATTTCCATAGTAAACGACCTTCTCGATTACCTCAACGAATCATGGACTCATTTCCACGCCACAG CTGAGGCTAAACGCCAATTAATCGCCGCAGGTTTTCACCTTCTTGACGAGAACGAAGAATGGAACCTCAAGCCAGGTGGACGCTACTTTTTCACACGCAACATGTCTTCTTTGGTTGCTTTCGCCGTCGGAGAAAA GTACAATGTGGGTGACGGTTTTCATGCGATAGCGGCGCACACGGATAGTCCGTGTCTGAAACTGAAACCCAAAACGGCGTCGCTGAAGTCTTCTTCTTATTTGATGGTAAATGTTCAGACTTATGGAGGTGGTTTATGGCATACTTGGTTTGATAGGGATTTGAGTGTTGCAGGGAGAGTTATTCTCAGAAAGAGTGATAATTCTTTTCTTCATAAGCTTGTCAAAGTCAATAGACCCATTTTGCGTATTCCCACTCTTGCCATTCATCTTGACCG CACAGTGAACCAGGATGGTTTCAAACCAAATCTAGAGACTCATCTTCTTCCTTTACTCTCGGTGAAACTTGAGGACACTTCTTCAGAGACAAAAGAGAAGACTGCTGCATTGACATCCAAAGCTTCTCATCATCCATTGCTTATGCAG ATATTGTCAGAGGAGTTGAAATGTGATGTTGATGACATAGTGAGTATTGAACTGAATGTTTGTGATACTCAACCTAGCTGCCTTGGAGGTGGAAACAATGAATTCATATTTTCTGGAAGATTAGATAATCTTGCTTCAAGTTATTGTGCATTAAGGGCACTTATTGACTCATGTGAATCTTCCAGTGACTTAGCAAGTGAACATGCAATTCGGATGGTTGCTCTATTTGACAATGAAGag GTGTGCGATAAAATTTCCTTTGAGTGTATCTCTTATCACATTTACACTCAAGACATTCTTCGATTTCATCCACCCTACTCGGATCCTATGGTTGACATCTCCCTCGTTCTCCCCCTCACTTTGTATGATGGACCCAAGCTACTTAAAACACGAGATCATTG
- the LOC101491661 gene encoding probable aspartyl aminopeptidase isoform X3: MATIITRPHILLHSFSPSLNLNLKPLSSLSLFRCTKLPNSLHSNSITLTPRRSFCSANSTPPHRKSESISIVNDLLDYLNESWTHFHATAEAKRQLIAAGFHLLDENEEWNLKPGGRYFFTRNMSSLVAFAVGEKYNVGDGFHAIAAHTDSPCLKLKPKTASLKSSSYLMVNVQTYGGGLWHTWFDRDLSVAGRVILRKSDNSFLHKLVKVNRPILRIPTLAIHLDRTVNQDGFKPNLETHLLPLLSVKLEDTSSETKEKTAALTSKASHHPLLMQILSEELKCDVDDIVSIELNVCDTQPSCLGGGNNEFIFSGRLDNLASSYCALRALIDSCESSSDLASEHAIRMVALFDNEEVCDKISFECISYHIYTQDILRFHPPYSDPMVDISLVLPLTLYDGPKLLKTRDH; this comes from the exons ATGGCAACAATAATAACTCGACCGCATATTCTTTTGCATTCTTTTTCTCCATCACTGAATCTCAATCTGAAACCCTTGTCATCATTATCCCTTTTTCGCTGCACTAAACTCCCAAATTCGTTACACTCCAATTCCATCACACTCACTCCTCGCCGTAGCTTCTGCTCCGCCAATTCCACACCACCTCATCGTAAATCCGAATCTATTTCCATAGTAAACGACCTTCTCGATTACCTCAACGAATCATGGACTCATTTCCACGCCACAG CTGAGGCTAAACGCCAATTAATCGCCGCAGGTTTTCACCTTCTTGACGAGAACGAAGAATGGAACCTCAAGCCAGGTGGACGCTACTTTTTCACACGCAACATGTCTTCTTTGGTTGCTTTCGCCGTCGGAGAAAA GTACAATGTGGGTGACGGTTTTCATGCGATAGCGGCGCACACGGATAGTCCGTGTCTGAAACTGAAACCCAAAACGGCGTCGCTGAAGTCTTCTTCTTATTTGATGGTAAATGTTCAGACTTATGGAGGTGGTTTATGGCATACTTGGTTTGATAGGGATTTGAGTGTTGCAGGGAGAGTTATTCTCAGAAAGAGTGATAATTCTTTTCTTCATAAGCTTGTCAAAGTCAATAGACCCATTTTGCGTATTCCCACTCTTGCCATTCATCTTGACCG CACAGTGAACCAGGATGGTTTCAAACCAAATCTAGAGACTCATCTTCTTCCTTTACTCTCGGTGAAACTTGAGGACACTTCTTCAGAGACAAAAGAGAAGACTGCTGCATTGACATCCAAAGCTTCTCATCATCCATTGCTTATGCAG ATATTGTCAGAGGAGTTGAAATGTGATGTTGATGACATAGTGAGTATTGAACTGAATGTTTGTGATACTCAACCTAGCTGCCTTGGAGGTGGAAACAATGAATTCATATTTTCTGGAAGATTAGATAATCTTGCTTCAAGTTATTGTGCATTAAGGGCACTTATTGACTCATGTGAATCTTCCAGTGACTTAGCAAGTGAACATGCAATTCGGATGGTTGCTCTATTTGACAATGAAGag GTGTGCGATAAAATTTCCTTTGAGTGTATCTCTTATCACATTTACACTCAAGACATTCTTCGATTTCATCCACCCTACTCGGATCCTATGGTTGACATCTCCCTCGTTCTCCCCCTCACTTTGTATGATGGACCCAAGCTACTTAAAACACGAGATCATTG
- the LOC101491661 gene encoding probable aspartyl aminopeptidase isoform X4, translating to MATIITRPHILLHSFSPSLNLNLKPLSSLSLFRCTKLPNSLHSNSITLTPRRSFCSANSTPPHRKSESISIVNDLLDYLNESWTHFHATAEAKRQLIAAGFHLLDENEEWNLKPGGRYFFTRNMSSLVAFAVGEKYNVGDGFHAIAAHTDSPCLKLKPKTASLKSSSYLMVNVQTYGGGLWHTWFDRDLSVAGRVILRKSDNSFLHKLVKVNRPILRIPTLAIHLDRTVNQDGFKPNLETHLLPLLSVKLEDTSSETKEKTAALTSKASHHPLLMQILSEELKCDVDDIVSIELNVCDTQPSCLGGGNNEFIFSGRLDNLASSYCALRALIDSCESSSDLASEHAIRMVALFDNEEILLKELVPPPCFRP from the exons ATGGCAACAATAATAACTCGACCGCATATTCTTTTGCATTCTTTTTCTCCATCACTGAATCTCAATCTGAAACCCTTGTCATCATTATCCCTTTTTCGCTGCACTAAACTCCCAAATTCGTTACACTCCAATTCCATCACACTCACTCCTCGCCGTAGCTTCTGCTCCGCCAATTCCACACCACCTCATCGTAAATCCGAATCTATTTCCATAGTAAACGACCTTCTCGATTACCTCAACGAATCATGGACTCATTTCCACGCCACAG CTGAGGCTAAACGCCAATTAATCGCCGCAGGTTTTCACCTTCTTGACGAGAACGAAGAATGGAACCTCAAGCCAGGTGGACGCTACTTTTTCACACGCAACATGTCTTCTTTGGTTGCTTTCGCCGTCGGAGAAAA GTACAATGTGGGTGACGGTTTTCATGCGATAGCGGCGCACACGGATAGTCCGTGTCTGAAACTGAAACCCAAAACGGCGTCGCTGAAGTCTTCTTCTTATTTGATGGTAAATGTTCAGACTTATGGAGGTGGTTTATGGCATACTTGGTTTGATAGGGATTTGAGTGTTGCAGGGAGAGTTATTCTCAGAAAGAGTGATAATTCTTTTCTTCATAAGCTTGTCAAAGTCAATAGACCCATTTTGCGTATTCCCACTCTTGCCATTCATCTTGACCG CACAGTGAACCAGGATGGTTTCAAACCAAATCTAGAGACTCATCTTCTTCCTTTACTCTCGGTGAAACTTGAGGACACTTCTTCAGAGACAAAAGAGAAGACTGCTGCATTGACATCCAAAGCTTCTCATCATCCATTGCTTATGCAG ATATTGTCAGAGGAGTTGAAATGTGATGTTGATGACATAGTGAGTATTGAACTGAATGTTTGTGATACTCAACCTAGCTGCCTTGGAGGTGGAAACAATGAATTCATATTTTCTGGAAGATTAGATAATCTTGCTTCAAGTTATTGTGCATTAAGGGCACTTATTGACTCATGTGAATCTTCCAGTGACTTAGCAAGTGAACATGCAATTCGGATGGTTGCTCTATTTGACAATGAAGag